A genomic segment from Phragmites australis chromosome 6, lpPhrAust1.1, whole genome shotgun sequence encodes:
- the LOC133920841 gene encoding inactive leucine-rich repeat receptor-like serine/threonine-protein kinase At1g60630, translating to MPSRRTVWPFFLLLLLLLPHLAHLAAGAGDADSLLAFKSSLDHSDRLPWRPDTAPSFCSSWPGVRQCGHGSRVTKLVLEGLNLTGSLTAALLAPLAELRVLSLKSNALSGPIPDALPRALPNLKLLYLADNRLQGRIPASLALLHRATVIVLSSNRLTGEIPGSLATVPRLTSLLLDGNLLTGAIPPLPQRTLRLLNVSSNRLSGQIPAVLARRFNASSFLPNAGLCGPPLPTRCLSVAAPGPAPFSAATAAFAPLPSPISSSRRGKNAAIVAGATVAGAVVLGILVAAAVMASRRGRNKRVAGDVDKGGGGGAMPMPEEEQQQQQPQTHDASAVGGGGREFSWEREGIGKLVFCGGVTEMYSLEELLRASAETLGRGEVGSTYKAVMETGFIVTVKRMREPSAGGEFGRRAEELGRVRHPNVVAVRAYFQAKEERLLVYDYYPNGSLFSLLHGSRPSSKGKPLHWTSCLKIAEDVAAGLLHLHQQPSPPGAGIVHGNLKPTNVLLGPDFESCLTDYGLVPTLLPSDADLHSSSSSSLLYRAPEVRAAHASPASFTPASDVYSLGVLLLELLTGRTPFQDLMELHGDDIPSWVRAVREEERETESGGDSVSAGGAEEKLTALIGIAAACVAADPARRPTTPEVLRMVREARAEAMSSSNSSDRSPARWSDAMLGAPRDRATESFTDRD from the exons ATGCCTTCTCGGAGAACCGTCTGGccattcttcctcctcctcctcctcctcctaccaCACCTGGcccacctcgccgccggcgccggcgacgcgGACTCCCTGCTCGCCTTCAAGTCCTCCCTCGACCACTCCGACCGCCTCCCGTGGCGCCCCGACACCGCGCCCAGCTTCTGCTCCTCCTGGCCCGGCGTGCGTCAGTGCGGCCACGGCAGCCGCGTCACCAAGCTCGTCCTCGAGGGCCTCAACCTCACCGGCTCCCTCACCGCCGCACTCCTCGCGCCGCTCGCCGAGCTGCGCGTCCTCAGCCTCAAGTCCAACGCCCTCTCCGGCCCCATCCCGGACGCCCTCCCCCGCGCGCTCCCCAACCTCAAGCTGCTCTATCTCGCCGACAACCGCCTCCAGGGCCGCATCCCCGCCAGCCTCGCCCTGCTGCACCGCGCCACCGTCATCGTGCTCTCCAGCAACCGACTGACAGGCGAGATCCCAGGCTCCCTCGCCACCGTGCCCCGCCTCACCTCGCTGCTCCTCGACGGCAACTTGCTCACCGGAGCCATCCCGCCGCTGCCGCAGCGCACGCTCCGGCTGCTCAATGTCTCCAGCAACCGCCTCTCCGGCCAGATCCCGGCCGTGCTCGCCAGGAGGTTCAATGCGTCCTCCTTCCTTCCCAATGCTGGGCTCTGTGGCCCGCCGCTCCCCACCCGGTGCCTCTCCGTGGCGGCTCCGGGCCCCGCGCCGTTCAGCGCCGCCACGGCGGCATTCGCGCCCTTGCCTTCGCCCATCTCCAGCAGCCGGCGCGGCAAGAACGCCGCCATCGTTGCCGGCGCGACAGTGGCAGGAGCGGTGGTGCTGGGCAtcctggtggcggcggcggtgatggCGTCGCGGCGCGGGAGGAATAAGCGCGTCGCCGGCGATGTGGacaagggcggcggcggcggcgcaatgCCAATgccggaggaggagcagcaacagcagcagccacaG ACACATGATGCATCGGCggtgggcggcggcggtcgggAGTTCTCGTGGGAGCGCGAGGGGATCGGGAAGCTGGTGTTCTGCGGCGGCGTGACGGAGATGTACAGCCTGGAGGAGCTGCTGCGCGCGTCGGCGGAGACGCTGGGGCGCGGCGAGGTGGGCAGCACGTACAAGGCGGTAATGGAGACGGGGTTCATCGTGACGGTGAAGCGCATGCGGGAGCCGTCGGCGGGAGGGGAGTTCGGGCGGCGCGCGGAGGAGCTTGGCAGGGTGCGGCATCCCAACGTGGTGGCGGTGAGGGCCTACTTCCAGGCCAAGGAGGAGCGGCTGCTGGTGTACGACTACTACCCCAACGGCAGCCTCTTCTCCCTCCTACACG GGTCCCGGCCGTCGAGCAAGGGGAAGCCGCTGCATTGGACGTCGTGCTTGAAGATCGCGGAGGATGTCGCGGCGGGGCTGCTTCACCTCCACCAGCAGCCTTCGCCCCCTGGTGCCGGCATCGTCCACGGCAACCTGAAGCCCACCAACGTCCTCCTCGGCCCCGACTTCGAGTCCTGCCTCACCGACTACGGCCTCGTCCCCACGCTGCTCCCCTCCGACGCGGACCTCCACTCCTCGTCTTCGAGTTCCCTCTTGTACCGCGCGCCAGAGGTACGCGCGGCTCACGCCAGCCCCGCGTCTTTCACGCCGGCGTCCGACGTGTATAGCTTGGGGGTGCTCCTCCTGGAGCTCCTCACGGGCAGGACGCCGTTCCAGGACCTCATGGAGCTGCACGGAGACGACATTCCCAGCTGGGTTCGCGCGGTGcgcgaggaggagagggagaccgAGTCTGGCGGTGACTCCGTGTCCGCCGGCGGCGCAGAGGAGAAGCTCACCGCGTTGATCGGCATCGCTGCGGCTTGCGTGGCCGCAGACCCGGCTAGGCGGCCGACGACCCCCGAGGTGCTCCGGATGGTAAGGGAGGCGAGGGCCGAGGCCATGTCCTCGTCGAACAGCAGTGACCGATCACCCGCGCGGTGGTCGGACGCCATGCTGGGCGCGCCGCGGGATCGGGCCACGGAGAGCTTCACGGACAGGGACTGA